Proteins from a single region of Fodinibius sp. Rm-B-1B1-1:
- a CDS encoding DUF3800 domain-containing protein, with translation MNYWFADHTDFRSKKGNRIPDIFILGGIVISKESLDQVSEIFRNIKSDYTHPNMPVKWNFRDLEDKYKEFGLEDDYQALLKNSKDWRKDIFSQLADTEYKIVLSCIENFQKKKDLDQVKYDLLRYSFSNALMRVGYCAYDTSSFSIILDWPDSHNPKPFNREFYYAYNKGQSVDGVPYYCGNLKELGFNDSVYFANMNHSIGLQLSDLVIGAFRDGIKSFRDDHYENIGIDTTKIYLEKLNGFKKDALMSRGVLVSKSNENFEECVAEFLKFLQ, from the coding sequence ATGAACTATTGGTTTGCTGATCATACTGACTTTCGATCAAAAAAAGGAAATAGAATCCCTGATATTTTCATACTCGGTGGAATAGTCATCTCTAAAGAAAGTTTAGATCAAGTTTCAGAAATATTTAGAAATATCAAGTCAGACTATACTCATCCAAACATGCCAGTAAAATGGAACTTTAGAGATCTAGAAGATAAATATAAAGAGTTTGGTTTAGAAGATGATTACCAAGCCCTTCTTAAGAATTCAAAGGATTGGAGGAAAGATATATTTTCACAGTTAGCAGATACTGAATATAAAATTGTTTTGTCATGTATTGAAAATTTTCAAAAGAAAAAAGACTTAGATCAGGTAAAATATGATTTACTTCGATATTCATTTTCTAACGCATTAATGAGAGTCGGTTATTGCGCCTATGACACCTCATCCTTTTCTATCATTTTAGATTGGCCCGATAGTCATAATCCAAAACCATTTAATAGAGAATTTTACTACGCATACAATAAAGGGCAATCAGTTGATGGAGTGCCTTACTACTGCGGTAATTTAAAAGAACTAGGTTTTAATGATTCTGTATACTTTGCAAATATGAATCATTCAATAGGTTTACAGCTTTCTGATTTAGTGATTGGTGCTTTTAGAGATGGTATTAAATCATTTAGAGATGACCACTATGAAAATATTGGTATAGATACCACAAAAATTTACTTAGAAAAGTTAAATGGGTTTAAAAAAGATGCTCTAATGTCACGAGGAGTACTAGTAAGTAAAAGCAATGAAAATTTTGAAGAGTGTGTAGCAGAATTCCTCAAATTTCTACAATAA
- the yidD gene encoding membrane protein insertion efficiency factor YidD yields MLNTLAILFINIYQVLPKRRSYGVCKFEPTCSEYAKHCFQQFSFLKALKLTRDRLHRCDANLPKEIDKPPNP; encoded by the coding sequence ATGCTCAATACGTTGGCAATTTTATTCATCAACATCTATCAAGTGCTGCCCAAAAGGCGTTCGTATGGGGTATGCAAATTTGAGCCGACTTGCTCGGAGTACGCCAAACATTGTTTCCAGCAATTTTCTTTTTTGAAGGCTCTCAAACTAACAAGAGATAGGTTGCACCGGTGTGATGCTAACCTACCCAAAGAAATAGATAAACCACCTAACCCTTAA
- the rimK gene encoding 30S ribosomal protein S6--L-glutamate ligase has product MHIVVLSRNSKLYSTSRLTEAIENAGHEATVLDHLKCDIVSEKDNPCIYYRGTKVEGVDAVIPRIGASVTFYGSAVVRQFEMMKVFTAVESQALVRSRDKLRSLQIMARAGVGMPKTVFTNYSTEVRKIIESVGGPPLIVKLLEGTQGVGVVLAPTFKAAESIIQAFHSMKARVIVQEFIEEAKGEDIRAFVVDGKVVGAMKRKGVEGEFRSNIHRGGTGELIQLTDEERRAALIAARAMGLSVAGVDMLQSERGPLVLEVNSSPGLEGIESATGENIASRIISFVERKAIELKNNPSESFNLTRNA; this is encoded by the coding sequence ATGCACATAGTTGTCTTATCTCGAAATTCTAAACTTTATTCAACCTCACGCCTTACCGAAGCGATAGAAAATGCTGGCCATGAGGCTACAGTCTTAGATCACTTAAAATGTGATATCGTCAGTGAAAAAGATAATCCCTGTATTTATTATCGGGGGACGAAAGTTGAGGGCGTGGACGCCGTCATTCCTCGTATTGGGGCTTCGGTTACGTTTTATGGATCTGCGGTGGTCCGTCAATTTGAAATGATGAAAGTGTTTACAGCCGTTGAGTCGCAGGCGCTGGTACGATCGCGTGATAAACTGCGAAGTTTGCAAATTATGGCTCGAGCCGGTGTAGGAATGCCCAAAACGGTATTTACGAATTATTCTACTGAGGTTCGCAAAATTATTGAATCAGTTGGTGGGCCTCCGCTTATTGTGAAGCTTTTGGAGGGTACCCAGGGCGTAGGTGTTGTGTTAGCCCCAACGTTTAAGGCGGCAGAATCGATTATCCAGGCGTTCCATAGTATGAAGGCGCGGGTTATTGTGCAGGAATTTATTGAAGAAGCCAAGGGCGAAGATATCCGCGCTTTTGTAGTGGACGGCAAAGTTGTTGGCGCAATGAAACGAAAGGGCGTGGAAGGGGAATTCCGCTCGAATATCCATCGGGGAGGTACCGGAGAGTTAATTCAACTTACTGATGAAGAACGTCGTGCGGCTCTTATTGCGGCCCGGGCAATGGGGTTATCGGTTGCTGGTGTAGATATGTTGCAATCTGAACGAGGTCCGTTGGTCTTAGAGGTTAACTCTTCTCCTGGACTTGAAGGTATTGAATCAGCAACGGGAGAAAATATCGCCTCTCGTATCATTTCTTTCGTTGAACGTAAGGCTATTGAACTCAAGAATAATCCCAGTGAGAGTTTTAACTTAACTCGCAATGCCTGA
- a CDS encoding M28 family peptidase yields the protein MVKQAISHIKNIAQIPSFSSYEERLHPYMHQVFENVDGAKELSVPGNNLIYKIERNPNKRYIAFAAHLDKINHYGTDYPNPLPVDMVNGQIEGAMDDSAGMGIVTTLAEQAATHDWPNVLFFFSEMEEKKGLKEHPELLKEHGKGRTHGMGARRIAEACIKQDIIPKQVITVDTTPLFKGEQGIALYANHWELNDLTPSKFLKKETKRVVQRFLDIDSDIRVDNNTNDYLHYGKKFNEQSDEPIVSIALEPSIYPYHQKGERVFVDDIQRCLNILRRYLDTFSL from the coding sequence ATGGTTAAGCAAGCGATATCCCATATCAAAAATATTGCTCAGATTCCTTCTTTCAGTTCTTACGAGGAGCGGTTGCATCCCTACATGCACCAAGTATTTGAAAATGTTGACGGTGCTAAAGAGCTGTCCGTACCGGGAAATAATCTGATCTATAAAATAGAACGGAATCCCAATAAGCGGTACATAGCATTCGCTGCTCATTTGGATAAAATCAATCACTATGGAACCGATTACCCGAATCCATTGCCTGTAGACATGGTAAATGGACAGATCGAAGGGGCCATGGATGACAGTGCCGGCATGGGGATTGTTACGACTTTGGCTGAGCAGGCAGCAACCCACGATTGGCCGAACGTGCTGTTTTTCTTTTCTGAAATGGAGGAGAAAAAGGGGTTGAAGGAGCACCCTGAGTTGCTCAAAGAGCATGGAAAGGGACGAACGCATGGTATGGGGGCACGTCGTATTGCAGAGGCCTGCATCAAACAGGATATTATCCCCAAACAGGTTATTACCGTGGATACTACGCCGTTGTTTAAGGGCGAGCAGGGGATAGCCCTTTACGCAAATCACTGGGAGTTAAATGATTTAACTCCTTCTAAGTTCTTGAAAAAAGAGACAAAACGGGTAGTACAGCGTTTCCTTGATATCGATTCTGATATCCGAGTAGACAACAATACAAACGATTATCTTCATTATGGCAAAAAGTTCAATGAACAATCCGATGAGCCCATTGTTTCTATTGCACTTGAACCATCTATTTATCCCTATCACCAAAAAGGAGAGCGGGTATTTGTCGATGATATTCAGCGCTGTTTAAATATTCTGAGAAGGTATTTGGATACGTTTTCTTTGTGA
- a CDS encoding VOC family protein, whose translation MKTKNVWANLSVEDVERTYKFYKALGFRPNGEFPNEYELASFFVGEDDFVVHFFSHESLKPSLGGEIADLTQGNEVMFTLSADSKEEVDEWAEVVQEAGGTLFSKPQNIRGNNDWYSCGFADPDGHKWNVFYNGK comes from the coding sequence ATGAAAACAAAAAACGTTTGGGCGAACCTATCGGTAGAAGATGTCGAAAGAACCTATAAATTTTACAAGGCATTGGGGTTCAGACCTAATGGCGAATTTCCTAATGAATATGAGTTAGCCAGCTTTTTTGTTGGTGAGGACGATTTTGTAGTTCATTTCTTTTCACACGAAAGCCTTAAACCTTCGCTGGGTGGAGAAATTGCAGATTTAACACAAGGTAATGAGGTCATGTTTACTCTTTCGGCTGACAGTAAAGAAGAAGTTGATGAGTGGGCAGAAGTAGTTCAAGAAGCAGGTGGTACGCTATTTAGCAAGCCACAAAACATCCGGGGAAATAACGATTGGTACAGTTGTGGGTTTGCAGATCCGGATGGCCATAAATGGAATGTATTTTACAACGGCAAATAG
- a CDS encoding TlpA family protein disulfide reductase, protein MGYLKTALGLFLSLLILTSVSFGQGKKAPPPPPGGFPTNQGLSTNSEAPNFAYETLNSGKIKLSDYRGEYVLIDFWGTWCKPCLENMPYLKEAYSKYSDDITFISVAADDNKQAVVNYVNDNDIPWTQIVVPLKADKPVEIIEKYNVRSYPSVFLIDPNGVVLNGAQSPKAKNKLKGDNLIKTLGEVLNK, encoded by the coding sequence ATGGGCTATCTAAAAACTGCATTGGGATTATTTCTTAGCTTATTAATTTTAACAAGTGTCTCCTTTGGACAAGGAAAAAAAGCGCCTCCACCTCCCCCAGGCGGCTTTCCCACTAACCAAGGTCTTTCTACAAATAGCGAGGCCCCCAACTTCGCTTATGAAACATTAAATAGTGGCAAGATTAAATTGAGTGATTATCGAGGTGAATATGTGCTCATCGATTTTTGGGGTACATGGTGTAAACCCTGTTTGGAAAACATGCCTTATTTAAAAGAAGCATATTCCAAATACAGTGATGACATTACATTTATTAGCGTTGCTGCCGATGATAACAAACAAGCGGTTGTCAATTATGTGAATGATAATGATATACCTTGGACTCAAATAGTTGTACCATTAAAAGCAGACAAACCTGTTGAGATAATTGAAAAATATAATGTCCGCAGCTATCCTTCCGTTTTTCTAATTGACCCTAATGGTGTGGTGTTGAATGGTGCTCAATCTCCCAAAGCGAAGAATAAGCTTAAGGGTGATAACTTAATCAAGACTCTTGGAGAAGTTTTAAATAAATAG
- a CDS encoding nuclear transport factor 2 family protein, with amino-acid sequence MKNIELAKTGYKKFSEGDIDGVLAMFDPKMEWHECNGFPFIEGDGKFTGPEAVAHGVFSKIPEYYDHFNIEIKELMESGDHVIMKGYYTGTWKATGKKFKANAVHIWTVKDEKLTSFFQAVDTATIINPVKAKVM; translated from the coding sequence ATGAAGAATATAGAATTAGCAAAAACCGGATATAAAAAATTTAGTGAAGGTGATATTGATGGTGTTCTTGCCATGTTTGATCCCAAAATGGAATGGCATGAATGTAACGGATTTCCCTTTATTGAGGGCGATGGCAAATTTACAGGACCCGAAGCGGTAGCTCATGGTGTTTTCAGCAAGATTCCCGAGTATTATGATCACTTCAATATTGAAATTAAAGAACTTATGGAATCCGGAGACCACGTAATCATGAAGGGATATTATACGGGAACTTGGAAAGCCACTGGTAAGAAGTTCAAAGCTAATGCAGTGCATATCTGGACGGTAAAGGATGAAAAGCTTACGAGCTTCTTCCAAGCTGTAGATACGGCTACTATAATTAATCCTGTGAAAGCCAAAGTAATGTAG
- a CDS encoding 2'-5' RNA ligase family protein, whose protein sequence is MVHLKNHYNKLWNQSLQKFKRNEFELDPFINSEYDNRYGVTLLARPSQQVKRNIANTLKEIRNVAPYQYYYPESDLHLTILSIISCYPGFSLDQIDQAAYQEVVQSVINSIAPLEVSFRGITASPSCILVQGFPKGDQLTILRNKLRKAFNHSSLQHSIDKRYELQTAHVTAVRFKTSLKSAEKFIAKITQLRDRYLGSCTINEVELVGNDWYQQQEKVTPIAKFSLANQKLL, encoded by the coding sequence ATGGTGCACTTAAAGAATCATTATAACAAGCTATGGAACCAATCCCTTCAAAAGTTTAAGCGTAATGAATTTGAACTTGACCCTTTCATCAATTCAGAGTATGACAACCGATATGGAGTAACATTATTAGCTCGGCCTTCGCAGCAAGTAAAGCGAAACATTGCAAATACTCTAAAGGAAATCAGAAACGTAGCCCCCTATCAATATTACTACCCGGAATCGGATTTACATCTAACGATTTTATCTATCATTTCCTGTTATCCCGGTTTTAGTCTTGATCAGATTGATCAGGCCGCGTACCAGGAAGTCGTGCAATCTGTTATCAATTCCATTGCTCCTTTAGAGGTGTCATTTCGTGGGATAACCGCTTCTCCTTCTTGTATATTGGTTCAAGGATTTCCAAAGGGTGATCAGTTAACCATTCTGAGAAATAAGCTGAGAAAAGCGTTCAATCATTCCAGCTTACAACATTCCATCGACAAACGATATGAGTTACAAACCGCTCATGTGACAGCCGTTCGATTTAAAACATCCCTTAAAAGTGCTGAGAAATTTATTGCCAAGATTACCCAGCTAAGAGATCGATATTTGGGGAGCTGTACTATTAATGAAGTAGAACTGGTTGGTAATGACTGGTATCAGCAACAAGAAAAGGTAACCCCTATTGCTAAATTCTCCTTGGCCAATCAAAAGTTGTTGTAG
- a CDS encoding HD domain-containing protein — MENIELEGILKFLRDSERLKNTYRSSHTSTGRTESVAEHTWRLCLMALILNKHFPEVDMSRVIKICIVHDLGEAINGDIPAPSQDDSIPKAVNERNDLLQLAASLPGDIKSELVELWDEYENASSKEAKTAKALDKLETIIQHNQGKNPEDFDYAFNLEYGKEYTADHPVIASIREILDEETSKHANKSNK, encoded by the coding sequence ATGGAAAACATTGAACTCGAAGGGATTCTTAAGTTTTTACGCGATTCCGAACGGCTAAAGAACACCTACCGCTCCAGCCATACGTCAACCGGACGAACGGAAAGTGTGGCAGAACATACATGGCGGCTTTGTCTTATGGCCCTTATCCTTAACAAACATTTTCCAGAAGTTGATATGTCACGAGTCATTAAAATTTGTATTGTTCATGACTTGGGAGAAGCAATAAACGGAGACATTCCAGCTCCATCTCAAGATGATTCAATACCTAAGGCAGTAAACGAGCGGAATGACTTGTTACAGCTTGCAGCCAGTTTACCTGGCGATATAAAATCTGAATTGGTAGAGTTATGGGATGAATACGAAAACGCTTCATCCAAAGAAGCTAAAACAGCCAAAGCACTCGATAAGTTAGAAACTATTATTCAGCATAATCAAGGAAAGAATCCCGAGGATTTTGATTATGCCTTTAACCTGGAATACGGAAAGGAGTATACCGCTGACCATCCTGTTATTGCATCAATCCGTGAAATATTAGATGAGGAAACAAGTAAACACGCCAACAAATCCAATAAATGA
- a CDS encoding GNAT family N-acetyltransferase — translation MKITLRQAKEEDYEFLWNLHKTTMKSYVDETWGWDEEFQEKYFSNRFEANNIQLIILDDTTIGAIEIQDRENELFVASFEIAPQFQNKGIGSTILKRIINTSDNKQKSLKLQVLKVNPAKRFYKQFGFETVDETKTHFIMKRSVA, via the coding sequence ATGAAAATTACACTTCGTCAAGCAAAAGAAGAAGATTATGAGTTTCTTTGGAATCTTCACAAAACGACAATGAAGAGCTATGTTGATGAGACTTGGGGATGGGATGAAGAGTTTCAAGAAAAGTATTTCAGTAATCGATTTGAGGCAAATAATATTCAGTTAATCATACTTGATGATACAACAATCGGAGCTATCGAAATTCAAGACAGAGAAAATGAACTTTTTGTAGCAAGTTTTGAGATTGCTCCTCAATTCCAGAATAAAGGTATTGGATCTACAATTTTAAAAAGAATAATTAATACTTCTGACAACAAGCAAAAGTCCTTAAAGTTGCAAGTTCTAAAGGTGAATCCTGCTAAGCGGTTTTATAAACAGTTCGGTTTTGAAACAGTCGATGAAACAAAAACTCATTTTATCATGAAAAGAAGTGTGGCATAA
- a CDS encoding DUF4177 domain-containing protein, whose translation MRRYKVIPFSTGCLTGNLDHNEMEAVINRAAEKGWELERTIHETKRVAIIFSRETHFLIFSKEK comes from the coding sequence ATGAGACGATACAAAGTAATCCCATTTTCCACGGGTTGTTTAACAGGTAACCTTGATCATAACGAAATGGAAGCGGTTATCAATCGTGCAGCCGAAAAAGGCTGGGAATTGGAGAGAACTATTCATGAAACAAAACGAGTTGCCATTATTTTTAGCAGAGAAACACACTTCTTAATCTTTTCGAAAGAAAAGTAA
- a CDS encoding ATP-binding cassette domain-containing protein, whose product MLKLKNIHFSYGEEKVLDNFSLELKAGNIHGVLGANGAGKTTLFQIIYGVMPPSKGKIIVPDNNFDISQIGYLETQPQFYPYMKGVEYIDLLSRGNPTFNVGVWNEIFKLPLNKLIDAYSSGMKKKLALLGIISQDKPIMLLDEPFNSLDLETVENLNLILKELKKENKIIVLTSHILEVLKLNCDRISYLNNGSVQQTFSKPDFQHINQYIKSDITQHTESIIQSIFSQ is encoded by the coding sequence ATGTTAAAACTTAAAAATATTCACTTTTCATATGGAGAAGAAAAAGTTCTAGATAATTTTTCTCTAGAGCTAAAAGCTGGTAATATCCATGGGGTATTAGGAGCCAATGGAGCTGGCAAGACTACTCTTTTTCAAATTATTTATGGGGTAATGCCCCCCTCAAAAGGAAAAATCATCGTTCCGGATAACAATTTTGATATTTCGCAAATAGGATATTTAGAAACCCAACCACAGTTTTATCCTTATATGAAAGGGGTAGAATATATTGATTTGCTATCTCGTGGGAATCCCACATTTAATGTGGGGGTGTGGAATGAGATTTTTAAACTACCCTTAAATAAACTTATTGACGCTTATTCCAGTGGCATGAAAAAGAAGCTGGCTTTACTAGGTATTATATCACAGGATAAGCCTATCATGCTTCTTGATGAACCTTTTAATAGCCTGGACCTCGAAACAGTCGAAAACCTCAATCTTATTTTAAAAGAGTTAAAAAAAGAGAATAAAATTATAGTCTTAACCTCGCACATCCTTGAGGTTTTAAAACTCAACTGTGATAGAATCAGCTATTTAAATAACGGCTCGGTTCAACAAACATTTAGTAAACCTGATTTTCAACATATAAATCAATATATAAAATCAGATATCACTCAACACACTGAATCAATTATTCAGAGTATTTTTAGTCAATAA
- a CDS encoding cupin domain-containing protein has product MKKVNLRNEFDSIKKYWTQKIIGEANGSILKLAKGIGEINWHKHDDQDEVFIVYKGKLTIRLRDKEDITLQEGEMFIVPKGVEHAPKAEHDVELLVMGINVTSNKEGGKPEWSY; this is encoded by the coding sequence ATGAAAAAGGTTAATCTTAGAAACGAATTTGACTCTATTAAAAAATACTGGACGCAGAAAATAATAGGCGAAGCAAATGGTTCTATTCTTAAGTTAGCTAAAGGAATAGGCGAAATTAATTGGCATAAACATGATGACCAAGATGAAGTGTTTATTGTCTACAAGGGAAAATTAACTATCCGTCTAAGAGACAAAGAAGATATTACCCTTCAAGAAGGAGAAATGTTTATTGTCCCCAAGGGAGTTGAACATGCCCCAAAAGCTGAACATGATGTAGAACTATTGGTAATGGGAATCAATGTTACTTCAAATAAAGAAGGTGGAAAACCAGAATGGAGTTATTAG
- a CDS encoding DNA-binding domain-containing protein, which yields MLQYYLIKNEINNGSDNYIAVSSNLKTFTIEDVFDEIVHPGSSISKAEALATFESLTEGIMKLVRQGNSVVTPLVNIRSDIKGVFETDEDTYDSSKQQVVVNMSPGLRLRSVENEIEVTKVTQQKREPMLLHYYDNTSDTSDESITPEKGARITGNMLKFDEEDTDQGIFFVNVDDGTETRLDNRLLRNKPSELIFNNPTLPAGNYELEVRTGLLNGSSIRTGRLSASLTVA from the coding sequence ATGTTACAGTACTATTTGATAAAAAATGAGATAAACAATGGTTCAGATAATTATATAGCCGTAAGCAGTAATTTGAAAACCTTTACCATCGAAGACGTTTTTGATGAAATCGTTCATCCCGGCTCTTCCATAAGTAAGGCCGAGGCACTGGCGACCTTCGAGTCGCTGACCGAGGGCATTATGAAGCTGGTACGGCAGGGCAATTCCGTGGTGACGCCACTGGTGAATATCCGGTCGGATATCAAGGGCGTTTTTGAAACGGATGAAGATACCTACGACTCTTCCAAGCAGCAAGTGGTGGTAAATATGTCGCCCGGGCTACGCTTGCGCTCGGTAGAAAATGAGATCGAGGTGACGAAGGTGACACAACAAAAGCGCGAGCCGATGTTGCTTCACTATTACGATAATACCTCCGATACCAGCGACGAATCCATTACCCCGGAAAAGGGCGCACGCATCACCGGGAATATGCTCAAATTCGACGAAGAGGATACCGACCAGGGCATTTTCTTTGTGAATGTCGATGATGGCACCGAAACACGCCTGGATAATCGCTTGCTCCGCAATAAGCCGAGTGAGCTGATCTTTAATAATCCCACCTTGCCGGCCGGTAATTACGAGCTGGAAGTGCGTACGGGACTATTAAACGGATCATCCATCCGTACGGGCAGGCTTTCGGCCTCGTTAACGGTAGCGTAA
- a CDS encoding DUF3124 domain-containing protein, with the protein MLLAGILSFAMLSCSGDGESSNQEGADKNFRDTDTLATYSDFITYSTDAVTGATVYVPVYSHIYQRNAQRTFNLTATLSIRNTDLSSSITITRVYYYDSKGTLVQKYLESPKEIMPLSSVSYVVEEDDLRGGVGANFLVIWEAQHSVAQPVIESVMISAAQSQGISFVSEGRIIHSLDSDSPSNNN; encoded by the coding sequence ATGTTACTTGCTGGGATTTTAAGCTTTGCAATGCTTTCTTGCTCCGGGGATGGAGAAAGCAGTAACCAAGAAGGGGCTGATAAGAATTTCAGGGATACCGATACCTTAGCTACGTATTCAGATTTTATTACCTATAGCACTGATGCGGTCACCGGTGCCACTGTTTACGTGCCCGTATATTCTCATATTTATCAAAGGAATGCTCAGAGAACCTTTAACCTAACGGCCACCCTTAGTATCCGGAATACGGATCTTAGCTCTTCCATTACTATTACCAGGGTTTATTATTATGATTCCAAGGGTACTTTAGTTCAAAAGTATTTAGAGTCCCCAAAAGAGATTATGCCACTTTCTTCAGTGTCATATGTAGTAGAAGAAGATGACTTGCGAGGAGGAGTAGGAGCAAACTTCTTGGTCATTTGGGAAGCCCAACACTCTGTAGCCCAGCCGGTTATAGAATCGGTGATGATTAGTGCTGCTCAAAGTCAAGGTATTTCATTTGTTAGCGAAGGGAGAATTATTCACTCATTAGATTCAGATTCCCCTTCCAATAACAATTAA
- a CDS encoding succinylglutamate desuccinylase/aspartoacylase family protein produces MPDTITINDHEVAPGEQKEIQLNIARLPTYTNIDLPVHVFRSKEDGPTLLLTGGLHGDELNGIEIIRRMIAKDQLMPKRGSVIALPLVNVYGFIQNVRGLPDGKDINRSFPGVKGGSLARLLAYTLMNEIVPQIDYGIDFHTGGSARANFPQIRCTFDDDKNVELAKAFEPPFVVHSSLIEKSFRKAAHKKGKHILVYESGESTRFDEFGIQEGMNGTLRLMKYLGMKTEAPKPIQQTETYRKTTWVRAKYAGLFKAKISLGDKVKRRQVLGYITDPYGNEQFKFKCPHEGRVIGLNYAAVVHKGDALLHLAYEP; encoded by the coding sequence ATGCCTGATACTATTACGATTAACGACCACGAGGTTGCGCCGGGTGAACAAAAGGAAATTCAGCTTAATATTGCCCGGCTTCCAACATACACGAATATTGACTTACCCGTTCATGTATTTAGGTCCAAAGAAGATGGACCAACCTTATTGTTAACGGGCGGTTTGCACGGTGATGAGCTTAACGGCATTGAGATTATCCGCCGTATGATTGCTAAAGATCAGCTTATGCCCAAGCGGGGCAGTGTCATCGCTCTTCCGTTAGTCAACGTCTATGGATTTATTCAAAATGTACGCGGCTTGCCGGATGGTAAAGATATCAATCGGAGTTTTCCCGGAGTAAAGGGCGGATCACTGGCACGTTTGTTGGCGTATACGCTGATGAATGAAATTGTGCCACAGATCGATTATGGCATCGATTTTCATACTGGTGGCTCGGCCCGGGCAAACTTTCCGCAAATCCGTTGTACGTTCGATGACGATAAGAATGTTGAGCTGGCCAAGGCTTTTGAACCGCCGTTTGTGGTCCATTCTTCACTCATCGAAAAATCATTTCGCAAAGCTGCGCATAAAAAAGGGAAACATATTTTAGTATATGAATCTGGCGAATCTACGCGTTTTGATGAGTTTGGCATCCAGGAAGGAATGAACGGTACCCTGCGCTTAATGAAATACCTGGGGATGAAAACCGAGGCTCCGAAACCTATCCAGCAGACCGAAACGTATAGAAAAACGACGTGGGTGCGGGCCAAATATGCGGGATTGTTTAAGGCTAAAATTTCACTCGGTGATAAGGTGAAAAGGCGCCAGGTATTGGGATATATTACTGACCCCTACGGTAATGAACAATTTAAATTTAAGTGCCCGCACGAAGGCAGGGTTATAGGATTAAATTATGCAGCTGTGGTACACAAGGGGGATGCACTTTTACACTTAGCTTACGAACCATAA
- a CDS encoding DUF952 domain-containing protein gives MQHDLLFHITTKEDWKKYNNSGNYEPESLEEEGFIHCSTGDQVQETANRLFSDQDEILLLIVDGNMFREDIKYERDEDSGEKFPHLYCPLNTNAVIDKINIKAEDDGTFDISVTSS, from the coding sequence ATGCAACACGATCTATTATTTCATATAACGACAAAAGAAGACTGGAAGAAATACAACAACAGCGGAAATTATGAGCCGGAATCTCTTGAGGAGGAAGGCTTTATTCACTGTTCTACGGGAGACCAAGTGCAGGAAACGGCGAATCGTTTATTTAGTGATCAAGATGAAATTTTGTTGTTGATTGTTGATGGCAACATGTTTCGCGAAGACATCAAATATGAGCGAGATGAAGATAGTGGAGAGAAATTTCCGCATCTATATTGCCCGTTAAATACTAACGCTGTTATTGATAAAATAAACATTAAGGCTGAAGATGATGGCACCTTTGATATCTCAGTAACGAGCTCCTAA